In Flavobacterium luteolum, the DNA window ATGATATCAGCATTTTTAGTGAATTCTGCTAAATCTTTAGTTCTACTATGAGTTAATGTAACTGTCGAATCTCCAGGATTTCCTTTACGACTCATTAAGATACTCATTGGACGTCCTACTATATGGCTTCTTCCTATTACAACTGTGTGTTTTCCTGCAGTTTCTACTTTGTAACGCTCTAACAATTCCATAATTCCGAATGGGGTTGCTGGAATAAAACTTTCCATTTCAAGTGCCATTCTTCCAAAGTTAGTTGGGTGAAATCCGTCTACGTCTTTGTCTGGATCGATTGCTAATAAGATTTTCTGCTCGTCGATATGTTTTGGCAAAGGCAACTGAACGATGTATCCGTCTAGATTGTCGTCTTCGTTTAACTCTTTAATTTTAGCCAATAATTCATCTTCTGTAATCGTTTCTGGTAAAGCAACTAAAGTTGAATCAAAACCAATTTCTTGGCATGATTTTACTTTACTTCCCACGTAAGTTAAACTTGCTCCGTTATTACCCACTAAAACTGCTGCTAAATGAGGCACTTTTCCTCCAGCTGCTTTAATAGATTGAACTTCGATTGCAATTTCGTTTTTAATGTCGTTAGATGTTTTTTTACCGTCTAGTAGCTGCATTGTGTGTTGTTTCAGGTTTTAATTTTTGTTTCAGGCTTCAAGAGTTCACGTTAAAACGAAACTCTTAATATATTTAAGTGAAAAAGTTTCAAGTTTTGGTCTCTTAACTTGAAACCTTAAACTTGAAACTCTTTTTATTATTTCGGCATTCCTCCTGGCATACCACCCGGCATCCCTTTCATACCTCCCATCATTTTCATCAGATTTTTTCCGCCTGGGCCTTGCATCATCTTCATCATCTTGCTCATTTGGTCAAATTGTTTCATCAGCTGATTTACTTGCTCGACTTTAGTTCCCGAACCTTTAGCGATTCTAGCTTTTCTTTTTACGTCGATAATAGCTGGTTTGCTTCTTTCTCCTGGAGTCATCGAATAAATGATCGCTTCAATATGTTTGAAAGCATCATCTTCAATTTCTACATCTTTCATGGCTTTTGAAGCACCTGGTATCATTCCAACCAAGTCTTTCATGTTACCCATTTTCTTTACTTGCTGAATCTGTGTTAAGAAGTCATCAAAGCCAAATTCGTTTTTAGCGATTTTCTTTTGAAGTTTTCTTGCTTCTTCTTCATCAAATTGTTCTTGAGCTCTTTCAACAAGAGACACAACGTCTCCCATTCCTAAGATACGCTCAGCCATACGTTCTGGATAGAAAACATCAATTGCTTCCATTTTTTCTCCAGTACCAACAAATTTGATTGGTTTGTTTACAATCGATTTGATTGAAAGTGCAGCTCCACCACGAGTATCACCATCTAATTTGGTTAAGATAACTCCATCAAAATTCAAGATATCGTTGAAAGCTTTTGCTGTATTTACAGCATCTTGTCCTGTCATAGAATCTACAACGAACAATGTTTCTTGTGGCTGAATTGCTTTGTGAACACGTGCAATTTCGTCCATCATTTCCTGATCTACTGCAAGACGTCCTGCTGTATCGACGATAACAACATTGAATCCGTTTGCTTTAGCATGCTTAATTGCATTTTGAGCAATTTCTACAGGATTTTTATTTTCTGGTTCTGAGTAAACCTCAACACCAATTTGATCTCCCACAACATGTAACTGGTTGATCGCCGCTGGACGGTAGATATCACACGCTACAAGAAGTGGTTTCTTATTTTTCTTTGTTTTTAAGAAGTTTGCTAATTTTCCTGAGAAAGTAGTTTTACCAGAACCTTGAAGTCCTGACATCAAAATAACAGTTGGATTTCCTGATAAGTTAACACCAGCAACATCTCCACCCATTAATTCTGTCAACTCATCTTTTACCAGTTTTACTAATAATTGTCCTGGCTGTAAGGTTGTAAGTACGTCCTGTCCAATTGCTTTGTCTTTTACTCTAGCGGTAAAATCTTTAGCAATTTTAAAGTTAACGTCGGCATCAAGTAAAGCACGACGAACTTCTTTTAAAGTATCGGCAACGTTTACTTCTGTAATTTTACCGTGTCCTTTTAATATATGGAACGCTTTATCTAACTTATCACTTAAATTATCAAACATATCATTTTCTTTATTTGAAGTGCAAAGATAATCTAATTAGATATTTCAGGCAATTTTTATTTAGCTGCATTTAATTGCGAAGTACGCGAAGTTTTACGCAAAGAACGCTATGTTTTTTTTGCTCGCAATCCCGATAGCTATCGGGAGCGAAGTCGCAAAGTTTTTTTATGCAGATTTAAAAATCATTTTAATCCTTTTAATCTGTGGCAAAACAAAAAAAGGCGCAAAGAATAAAATCTTTGCGCCTTTGTGCCTTTGCAGCTATAAACCTTTGAATCTTAAATCTAGAACTGGAAATAAATAAATGGCTGTGAACCTGCAACAGCAGTTGCGTAAACAATCCAGTAAACAAAACCTAGAATTATCGCTTTTACTAATAATGGCGTTTTGTCAAAAATAGATTTCATTCCGTTGGTGAATGATTCTGGTAAAAAATGCCAAACGTAACCGAACAACATTAATCCGAAAACATTTTTATATCCTAAAACAATTGTTTTCCAAAGTTCTGGTTCAAATGTTAATTGACCGATGTTATTAATTACTTGTAATGCCGTTTCAAAATCTCTTGCTCTGAAGAAAATCCAACAGAAAACTACAAAATGGAACGTGATTACGATTGAGAAAAATCTCCATAAGAAATTCGGACTTTTATCTTTCTTCGAAGGAAAGAATTCCATAAATATTTTATGAACCGCTAATGCTAATCCGTGAAGTGCCCCCCAAACAATAAACTGTGCTCCTGCTCCATGCCACAAACCTCCTAAAAGCATTGTAGTAAACAGGTTGAAATTGGTTACTAAAGTTTGTTTTATTTTGCTTGAAAGTAAAAATGACAAAGCGAAAATTAAAATACTGACTCCTGCAATAATAAGCGGAATTACACTCTCATTATAACAAGACATTCCCCAAAGCAATAATCCGAAGAAAAATAAACTTGGGAATAAATATCCCGCGAAAGATCCATTACGGTTTCCTCCAATAGAAATGTATAAAAAGTCTTTTAACCAAGTTGAAAGCGAAATATGCCATCTTCTCCAGAAATCGGTAATCGAAGTCGATTTGTATGGAGTTCTAAAGTTGACTGGCAATTTAAATCCAAGCAATAATGCAATACCAATTGCCATGTCTGAATATCCAGAGAAATCACAGTAAATCTGAATGGCATATCCGTACGAAGCCATTAAGTTTTCAAAAGAAGTATAACTCATCGGCGTATCAAAAACACGATCGACAAAGTTTACCGATATGTAATTTGAGATAACTGTTTTCTTGATTAAACCTCCAATAATCAAAAACAAGGCGTTGTTAACATCTTGCTTTGTCAGATTTAATTTTTGATAAATCTGAGGCAAAAAGTCTTTTGCACGAACAATTGGTCCCGCAACTAATTGAGGGAAGAATGACACGAAGAATAAATATTCGATGTAATTCTTTGTCGGTTTAATTTCTTCTCTATAAATCTCAATAATATAACTCATAGATTGGAACGTATAAAACGAAATTCCAACAGGAAGAAAAACATTATGAAGTTCAAAATTACCATGAAACATATCGTTGTACGTCACGATCAAAAAGTTCATGTATTTGAAATAGCCTAAAAGTGCCAAATTCAAAATGACACTAATTACCAAATAAAATTTCTTAACTCCATCTCTGCTTTCTCGGTAAATAATCTGGCTCAAACCATAATCTACGACTGACGAAAGCAATAACAGCAGAAAATAAATCCCGCTTGATTTATAGTAAAAGAATAATGAGAAGAGAATAACATACGTTAATCTCAAATAAAATGTTTTGCGTAAAAAACCATACACAAAATAGAAAACCAGAAATAAACCTAAGAATAAACCGGTATTGAATAAAAGTTTTTCGTCTTCGTTGTAAACAAACCAACTCTTAACTTGTTCTATTGTAATTGCACCAAAATTTTGAATGAACCAATTATTAATGCTATCTATTGTTGTCAACTTACTTCTTTAATTTAAAATTATCGTATGATCTTAAAAACGCTTGAGCAAACAGATTTCCTTGTTTCTCGTATCCTTTTTTTGAATAATGAACCCAATCTGGCCCTATTAATCCTTGAACTTTCAATTGTCTGATTCCGCTCATGCCTCCAAACTCATCGTATAAATCCCAAACAGCAAAATCCTCTTTTTGGGCTATATTAATAATTTGTCGAGTGTAATCATCAATATATGTATTTGGTTTTCTTCTTAGCAAAGATGGCGGTGGTGTCATTACAATTATTGGCGCATCTATTTTCTGTGCTCTTACATTCTGTATAAATTCTCGTAATTCTTTAATATAACCTCCAGCATCCAATTTCTCGTAACTTTCATTTGTTCCTAATGAAAAAACCAATAAATCTGGATGTAACGATTTCAGCTGTTCAAAAAATAAAGGATATTTATTGTAATCTGAATATTTAGCTCCGTTTACTCCAATACTGCTATAAATAACTCCTGGGGCATCTTTTTCTAAAACAATTCCGTTTAACTCGTAATCTTTTGCTTCTTTATTCGGAATCAAGAAAATTCGGCTTAAAGCATTTTCTGAATTATAATAATGTGAGAAAGAATCTGATTCGATTGCCAACGGAACAAACTCTGACATTGAAATGGTCTTTGGCCTTGTTTCATTTGTTGAGATTTTTAAAGTTCTTCCTGCACGGATATTATTCGACTTTAAACGATTTTCTCTTTTAATCTCGGCAACAGAAACATTGTATTTATCTGCAATGCTTCCAAGCACTTCCCCTTTTTTAATTTTATGCGTAATGACTCTTCGTTCTGTTGTCTGAATAGAATTGATCTTAGAAGAAATAGCCAAATCAAACATATTCTGATTTTGAGGCGTAATAATTTTTATTGTATTGAATTTGTACGCTGGATCTTTTATGTTCATCTCCATTACAAATCCGCCTGAATCTCTCCAAAGACCAATACCGCTTAATCCAATAGGGCATTGCTTTACTGGGTAAATATTTCTATAGCTTTCCCAAGTTCTGTTCGATTTGAAACGTTCGTTATAAGATCCGTTTGTTCTGGCTAATTGATACGGAAAAACCATACCACGTCCTGCATTGCCAAATTGCTGCTGCAGTTTTTTTCTGATTTCATTCGTCATCAAATCACTTTGAATATGCGAATCTCCAATATGTACAATATTGATTTTCTGATTTTTCTGATCTTCATTTTTTTCCAGTTTATGAAAAAAATCACTTATCGCTTTTGCGTTATAAATCTGACCATCAGAAGGCGCATCAATTGCTGCGGTATCCACTTTTTGAATCATGCTTTTTGGTATTGGCTGTACATCTGTTTTTGGAGTTTTTTCATTTGTTGTAAAAAAAAGACAACAAAAGAAAACCATTAATTTATTTATCATACACTGTCTTTTGTTACTGAAACGGAATCGGGTTTGGCTCTTTTTACTGGTTTTGGCTTAGTCCCTTCAGCATCTCTTTTTTGTCTGAGTTCCTTATATTCTTCGTATCCTTTATTTAACTGTCCATAAAGTAAATTACCGATTGCTTTTGCACCGCGCTGGTTAAAGTGTGTGTAATCTTTATTGGCTTTGGCTGGAGTTTCATCAACCCATTTTATCATAGAACCATCTCCTCCCATTAAAGTATATAGGTTAACAAATCCTGCATGAGTTTCTAATGCATAATGCTTTTGCGCTTTCATTAAAGGAACTACTGCCGAATCGGTTTTCATTTCTAAATCATATTTTGTTGACTTGTCAGCAGTTGAAACAATTAGAATCGAAACGCCTGGAAATGATTCTTTTATTTTATTAACGGTTTTCGTCATTCCTTTTTCATACCAAGAATAATTTTTTGTGCCGTAATTTAAAACGTTGGTTCCATAATGCAGAATGATCAAATCGTATCTTAAGCTATTATTAAAAGCTCTCATTACATCGGCATTAAACGTCGAAATTGGAAGTCCTGAATTTCCTCGCTGAGAGAAATTATCAACATGAACTCCGCTTCCATTATCAAAATTAAATCCATAAATCGGAATAGAGTCTGCTTGTACAAAATTTGCTTTAAAGGCTTTTAAACTTCCTGATGAAACTTTTAGTGTGTTAACTAAACTATTTGGAGAAAGACTTTTCTTAAGCGTATCTTTTCCTATAATGAAATTCACTTTTCCAACCTTAGATGAACGCCCATAAAATAATGTTGCATTATCTAATGAAGTCGAATATTTATTCAATCCAGCTTCGTACTGAACCCAAGTTGAATTGGATCTATCATTGGCAAAAAACACATGTCCGTTAACTCCAAAAGGGCTCGTTGGTCTTTTTACATTTAAATAAGACTGCGTTTTCCAGTTTTTAGAATAAGTTGATTTTACAGATCCTCTCGATGCTGCAGATTCTGATGTAATAGGAACAAAACCAACACCGTTTCCTCCAAAACGTTCCTGATAATTGGTACGAACATCTTGCACGATTAAATCTCCATCGGTCATAGAATCTCCGTAATAAGCAATTCGAACTTTGTTCTGCGGATTTTTTTCTAACTGATACAACTTCTCATAGAAAGAAATCAGGTATTGATATCCTTTATAGTTTTCGAATGTTTCTGCAGGAAATTCAATTCCTTCTGTTTCATCAAAAACAATTTTCTGCCCGTTTAGCGCTTGCTCACTTTTTGCAATACTGTCTTTGTCTAGCGATAATGAATCGTCGGCAACAGATTCTAAAAGCATACTATCTATCAATATATTTTTAGAATCTAATTTAGTCTCCGAAAATATTTTATCTGGAAGGATTTGTTTAAACCCAATAAAAGCAACCAGCGCTAAAGCCACGATTGCAAAAGACTGAAAAAAATAAGACTTTGTATTCACTTAATAATTATAATAAAATATGAGGAACTGCATTCAAAAATTAAACCAATTCAATAATAGTTAACTTACTGCAGAAAAAATTTGTGCAAAGATAGAATAACATTTTGTTTCTATTTGATTTTAACAAGAAAGTAGAACAAAAAAAGAGGTTAGAAAAATTCTAACCTCCTTATCAAAAAAAAAATAAAAAAAACAAAGCTAATGATTAACTAGATTTTTGATGTTTTTTATTTAAGAGTACATTTTATAAAATAAACTATTCTAGATTATTATTTTTTATTAGAATGTAGTAGTGCTGTTTGCTTGGTAAGCAAAATTAA includes these proteins:
- a CDS encoding SGNH/GDSL hydrolase family protein; the encoded protein is MNTKSYFFQSFAIVALALVAFIGFKQILPDKIFSETKLDSKNILIDSMLLESVADDSLSLDKDSIAKSEQALNGQKIVFDETEGIEFPAETFENYKGYQYLISFYEKLYQLEKNPQNKVRIAYYGDSMTDGDLIVQDVRTNYQERFGGNGVGFVPITSESAASRGSVKSTYSKNWKTQSYLNVKRPTSPFGVNGHVFFANDRSNSTWVQYEAGLNKYSTSLDNATLFYGRSSKVGKVNFIIGKDTLKKSLSPNSLVNTLKVSSGSLKAFKANFVQADSIPIYGFNFDNGSGVHVDNFSQRGNSGLPISTFNADVMRAFNNSLRYDLIILHYGTNVLNYGTKNYSWYEKGMTKTVNKIKESFPGVSILIVSTADKSTKYDLEMKTDSAVVPLMKAQKHYALETHAGFVNLYTLMGGDGSMIKWVDETPAKANKDYTHFNQRGAKAIGNLLYGQLNKGYEEYKELRQKRDAEGTKPKPVKRAKPDSVSVTKDSV
- a CDS encoding MBOAT family O-acyltransferase, encoding MTTIDSINNWFIQNFGAITIEQVKSWFVYNEDEKLLFNTGLFLGLFLVFYFVYGFLRKTFYLRLTYVILFSLFFYYKSSGIYFLLLLLSSVVDYGLSQIIYRESRDGVKKFYLVISVILNLALLGYFKYMNFLIVTYNDMFHGNFELHNVFLPVGISFYTFQSMSYIIEIYREEIKPTKNYIEYLFFVSFFPQLVAGPIVRAKDFLPQIYQKLNLTKQDVNNALFLIIGGLIKKTVISNYISVNFVDRVFDTPMSYTSFENLMASYGYAIQIYCDFSGYSDMAIGIALLLGFKLPVNFRTPYKSTSITDFWRRWHISLSTWLKDFLYISIGGNRNGSFAGYLFPSLFFFGLLLWGMSCYNESVIPLIIAGVSILIFALSFLLSSKIKQTLVTNFNLFTTMLLGGLWHGAGAQFIVWGALHGLALAVHKIFMEFFPSKKDKSPNFLWRFFSIVITFHFVVFCWIFFRARDFETALQVINNIGQLTFEPELWKTIVLGYKNVFGLMLFGYVWHFLPESFTNGMKSIFDKTPLLVKAIILGFVYWIVYATAVAGSQPFIYFQF
- a CDS encoding bifunctional 5,10-methylenetetrahydrofolate dehydrogenase/5,10-methenyltetrahydrofolate cyclohydrolase — protein: MQLLDGKKTSNDIKNEIAIEVQSIKAAGGKVPHLAAVLVGNNGASLTYVGSKVKSCQEIGFDSTLVALPETITEDELLAKIKELNEDDNLDGYIVQLPLPKHIDEQKILLAIDPDKDVDGFHPTNFGRMALEMESFIPATPFGIMELLERYKVETAGKHTVVIGRSHIVGRPMSILMSRKGNPGDSTVTLTHSRTKDLAEFTKNADIIITALGVPEFLKADMVKEGVTVIDVGITRVEDASNAKGYVIKGDVDFDGVSKKASFITPVPGGVGPMTIAMLLKNTLLARKMRSARNK
- the ffh gene encoding signal recognition particle protein; the encoded protein is MFDNLSDKLDKAFHILKGHGKITEVNVADTLKEVRRALLDADVNFKIAKDFTARVKDKAIGQDVLTTLQPGQLLVKLVKDELTELMGGDVAGVNLSGNPTVILMSGLQGSGKTTFSGKLANFLKTKKNKKPLLVACDIYRPAAINQLHVVGDQIGVEVYSEPENKNPVEIAQNAIKHAKANGFNVVIVDTAGRLAVDQEMMDEIARVHKAIQPQETLFVVDSMTGQDAVNTAKAFNDILNFDGVILTKLDGDTRGGAALSIKSIVNKPIKFVGTGEKMEAIDVFYPERMAERILGMGDVVSLVERAQEQFDEEEARKLQKKIAKNEFGFDDFLTQIQQVKKMGNMKDLVGMIPGASKAMKDVEIEDDAFKHIEAIIYSMTPGERSKPAIIDVKRKARIAKGSGTKVEQVNQLMKQFDQMSKMMKMMQGPGGKNLMKMMGGMKGMPGGMPGGMPK
- a CDS encoding GDSL-type esterase/lipase family protein encodes the protein MINKLMVFFCCLFFTTNEKTPKTDVQPIPKSMIQKVDTAAIDAPSDGQIYNAKAISDFFHKLEKNEDQKNQKINIVHIGDSHIQSDLMTNEIRKKLQQQFGNAGRGMVFPYQLARTNGSYNERFKSNRTWESYRNIYPVKQCPIGLSGIGLWRDSGGFVMEMNIKDPAYKFNTIKIITPQNQNMFDLAISSKINSIQTTERRVITHKIKKGEVLGSIADKYNVSVAEIKRENRLKSNNIRAGRTLKISTNETRPKTISMSEFVPLAIESDSFSHYYNSENALSRIFLIPNKEAKDYELNGIVLEKDAPGVIYSSIGVNGAKYSDYNKYPLFFEQLKSLHPDLLVFSLGTNESYEKLDAGGYIKELREFIQNVRAQKIDAPIIVMTPPPSLLRRKPNTYIDDYTRQIINIAQKEDFAVWDLYDEFGGMSGIRQLKVQGLIGPDWVHYSKKGYEKQGNLFAQAFLRSYDNFKLKK